Proteins encoded together in one Quercus lobata isolate SW786 chromosome 3, ValleyOak3.0 Primary Assembly, whole genome shotgun sequence window:
- the LOC115978708 gene encoding uncharacterized protein LOC115978708, which translates to MTYLAAYMASCRSTIKRYITRESAYWEILVESNVELLLQCQLDSEIYNHLTKTLDLVGELSRAALENAHATASETTIQVTGRGELGGGSGRRGCSEGRGGPRGHGGGFDDEDDLDDEALEGDWDTYMDGAGSSRCTSDATAQPSHPVDHDDSAEHTSHAQARPRSPLPTRLSPPLFSGSAHEGGCIFVPSPDLLTPPVV; encoded by the exons ATGACGTACCTTGCTGCTTACATGGCGTCGTGCCGAAGCACGATCAAACGGTACATTACACGAGAGTCGGCATATTGGGAAATCCTA GTTGAGTCCAATGTGGAATTACTATTGCAATGCCAACTAGATTCCGAAATTTACAACCACCTGACGAAGACGTTGGATCTTGTTGGAGAGTTGAGCCGAGCGGCATTGGAGAACGCGCATGCCACGGCGAGTGAGACAACCATACAGGTTACAGGCCGTGGCGAGCTAGGTGGTGGGTCTGGAAGGCGTGGATGCAGTGAAGGTCGTGGGGGTCCTAGAGGTCATGGAGGTGGTTTTGACGATGAGGATGACTTGG ATGATGAGGCGTTGGAGGGCGATTGGGACACATACATGGATGGCGCCGGGTCATCGCGATGCACATCTGATGCCACTGCCCAGCCATCCCACCCCGTTGACCATGACGATAGTGCAGAACACACATCCCATGCTCAAGCTCGCCCTCGATCCCCATTACCCACTCGGCTGTCTCCCCCATTGTTTAGCGGCTCTGCCCACGAGGGTGGCTGTATATTTGTACCCTCACCTGACCTACTAACCCCACCTGTAGTTTAG